One genomic region from Haloterrigena gelatinilytica encodes:
- a CDS encoding MFS transporter, protein MRERPPATTDASDGSAPPVRGTPRRGVASATLGFFVGFAGVVCYGPVASEFEGAMGLSGLLLGLLVAAPQLTGSLLRIPFGAWVEDVGAKKPFLVLLGLSILGMGGLSALLVTAYPDGLTMAHYPIVFFFGALSGCGIATFSVGSTQTSYWYPSEKQGTVLAVFGGLGNTSPGLFTLVLPVALAALGLTGAYLAWFAFLIVGTVAYAFSAVDAPYFQFVERGVGEREARRRAEACGQDLFPGGDAMASIRGAASIPRTWVLVALFFTSFGGFLALTTWLPSYWQAVHGVDVRTAGALTAVAFTLLAAVIRVPGGVVSDRLGGEPTAIASFGAIVLATALLVITREFALAVAATILLGAGMGVASAAVFQLVPTYVPDAVGGASGLVGGIGAFGGFAIPPILGLFVDLQGTPGYATGFVVFLVLGVVSIGLSSGLYRTRSALVPADSSAPADD, encoded by the coding sequence ATGCGTGAGCGACCGCCGGCGACGACCGACGCGAGCGACGGGTCTGCGCCGCCCGTCCGAGGGACGCCGCGACGGGGCGTCGCCTCCGCGACCCTCGGGTTTTTCGTCGGCTTCGCCGGCGTCGTCTGCTACGGGCCCGTCGCCTCGGAGTTCGAGGGCGCGATGGGGCTCTCCGGACTGTTGCTCGGGTTGCTCGTCGCCGCGCCTCAGCTAACCGGCTCCTTGCTCCGGATCCCCTTCGGGGCGTGGGTCGAGGACGTCGGCGCGAAGAAGCCGTTTCTGGTCCTGCTCGGCCTGTCGATCCTCGGGATGGGCGGTCTGTCGGCGCTTCTGGTGACGGCCTATCCGGACGGGCTCACGATGGCCCACTACCCGATCGTGTTCTTCTTCGGGGCGCTGTCGGGCTGTGGCATCGCGACGTTCTCCGTCGGGTCCACCCAGACGTCGTACTGGTACCCCTCGGAGAAACAGGGAACGGTGCTCGCGGTCTTCGGCGGGCTCGGCAACACGTCGCCGGGGCTGTTCACGCTCGTCCTCCCCGTCGCGCTGGCCGCGCTCGGCCTCACCGGCGCGTACCTCGCGTGGTTCGCGTTCCTGATCGTCGGGACCGTCGCCTACGCGTTCTCCGCCGTCGACGCGCCCTACTTCCAGTTCGTCGAGCGGGGCGTCGGCGAGCGCGAGGCTCGGCGGCGCGCCGAGGCCTGCGGCCAGGACCTCTTTCCCGGCGGCGACGCGATGGCCTCGATCCGGGGTGCGGCGAGCATCCCCCGGACGTGGGTCCTCGTCGCGCTGTTCTTCACCTCGTTCGGCGGCTTCCTCGCGCTGACGACCTGGCTCCCGTCGTACTGGCAGGCCGTCCACGGCGTCGACGTGCGAACCGCCGGCGCGCTCACGGCGGTCGCCTTCACGCTGCTCGCGGCGGTGATCCGCGTCCCGGGCGGCGTCGTCAGCGACCGGCTCGGCGGCGAGCCGACCGCGATCGCCAGCTTCGGCGCGATCGTGCTCGCGACGGCGCTGCTCGTCATTACCCGCGAGTTCGCCCTCGCCGTCGCCGCGACGATCCTGCTCGGCGCGGGCATGGGGGTCGCCAGCGCGGCCGTCTTCCAGCTGGTGCCGACGTACGTCCCCGACGCCGTCGGCGGCGCCTCGGGACTGGTCGGCGGCATCGGCGCCTTCGGCGGCTTCGCCATCCCGCCGATCCTCGGCCTCTTCGTCGACCTGCAGGGGACGCCGGGCTACGCGACCGGCTTCGTCGTCTTCCTCGTCCTCGGGGTCGTCTCGATCGGCCTCTCGAGCGGGCTCTACCGAACCCGGTCGGCGCTCGTTCCCGCCGATTCGTCGGCGCCCGCCGACGACTGA
- the nasA gene encoding assimilatory nitrate reductase NasA, whose protein sequence is MRCAVGCGHVHRPVEQGYGLDVVRGDAAHPVNNGLACQRGITESADPGAEWLTRPLVRRNGDLVPTTWETALERAAEGLDAALEGGDGGEGVAVLGSGQQTNEAAYALGKLARGGFGTPYYDANTTLCMASAVTAYYDAFGSDAPPPTYDDIPEAETHLVWGANPAAAHPVMFRWINQSADEDDSELIVVDPIESETAEVADHHVPLSLGGDLDLARAALARVIETDRVDEAFVAAATDGFDALREDLPDAADAAAAAGVSLEDVDRIAAALEDPTLVYWGMGINQSVNGTAASGALIDLCLATGNLRPGSGPFSLTGQANSMGTRVCSSKGSWPGHRPFTDPEHRSEVAETWNVPQSRLPDDPGPGPVGIVDEIGDDVAAVYAVATNPVAGMPDANRVRERLEDAFLVVQDAFRSETVELADVVFPAATWGESEGTTTNMERTVSRVRAATETPSGVKTDLELIGDLADRLVPDLFDDPLEPDAVFDELAALTEGTPADLSGISYDRLEEEMAVRWPAPEPDVSGGYRYYEGPTTDDEREADAEATDRAESWSFPTPSGRAQFSTGEARPLPESTDEEYPFTLTTARRPDAYNSGVRARDDDPVARVSPATAAALADELESRPDESDEDDPAEYAHVVSRRGSITVRVERDESIPDGVVWLPIHQPEVNELTLSDVDPRSKEPNFKQCAVRLEAPREREARAVAEASA, encoded by the coding sequence ATGCGGTGTGCCGTCGGCTGCGGTCACGTCCACCGGCCCGTCGAACAGGGTTACGGCCTCGACGTCGTCCGCGGCGACGCCGCTCACCCGGTCAACAACGGGCTGGCCTGTCAGCGCGGCATCACCGAGTCCGCCGATCCCGGCGCCGAGTGGCTCACCCGCCCGCTCGTCCGCCGGAACGGCGACCTGGTGCCGACGACCTGGGAGACCGCCTTAGAGCGCGCCGCCGAAGGGCTCGACGCGGCGCTCGAGGGCGGCGACGGCGGCGAGGGCGTCGCGGTGCTCGGCAGCGGCCAGCAGACCAACGAGGCCGCCTACGCGCTGGGCAAACTCGCCCGCGGCGGCTTCGGCACGCCGTACTACGACGCCAACACGACGCTGTGTATGGCCTCGGCCGTCACGGCCTACTACGACGCCTTCGGCAGCGACGCGCCGCCGCCGACCTACGACGACATCCCCGAGGCCGAGACCCACCTCGTCTGGGGGGCGAACCCCGCGGCGGCCCACCCGGTCATGTTCCGGTGGATCAACCAGTCGGCCGACGAAGACGACTCGGAACTGATCGTCGTCGATCCCATCGAAAGTGAGACCGCCGAGGTCGCAGACCACCACGTCCCCCTCTCGCTCGGCGGGGACCTCGACCTCGCCCGCGCCGCCCTCGCGCGCGTCATCGAGACCGACCGCGTCGACGAGGCGTTCGTCGCCGCGGCGACTGACGGTTTCGACGCCCTCCGCGAGGACCTTCCCGACGCCGCCGATGCCGCCGCGGCCGCCGGCGTCTCCCTCGAGGACGTCGATCGAATCGCCGCGGCGCTCGAGGATCCCACGCTCGTCTACTGGGGAATGGGGATCAACCAGAGCGTCAACGGCACCGCGGCGTCGGGCGCGCTGATCGACCTCTGCCTGGCGACGGGGAACCTCCGACCCGGCTCGGGTCCGTTCTCGCTGACCGGCCAGGCCAACTCGATGGGGACCCGCGTCTGCTCCTCGAAGGGATCCTGGCCCGGCCACCGGCCCTTCACCGACCCCGAGCACCGCAGCGAGGTCGCCGAGACGTGGAACGTTCCGCAGTCGCGGCTCCCGGACGATCCCGGCCCCGGCCCGGTCGGGATCGTCGACGAGATCGGCGACGACGTCGCCGCCGTCTACGCCGTCGCGACCAACCCCGTCGCCGGCATGCCCGACGCCAACCGCGTCCGCGAACGGCTCGAGGACGCCTTCCTCGTCGTGCAGGACGCCTTCCGCAGCGAGACGGTCGAACTCGCCGACGTCGTGTTCCCCGCCGCGACGTGGGGCGAGTCGGAGGGAACGACGACCAACATGGAACGAACGGTCTCGCGCGTGCGCGCCGCGACGGAGACGCCGTCGGGCGTGAAAACCGACCTCGAACTGATCGGCGACCTCGCCGACCGGCTCGTTCCCGACCTCTTCGACGACCCGCTCGAGCCCGACGCGGTCTTCGACGAACTGGCGGCGCTGACCGAGGGCACCCCCGCCGACCTCTCGGGGATCAGCTACGACCGCCTCGAGGAGGAGATGGCGGTTCGCTGGCCCGCGCCGGAACCGGACGTCTCGGGCGGCTACCGCTACTACGAGGGACCGACGACCGACGACGAGCGCGAGGCCGACGCCGAGGCGACCGACCGCGCGGAGTCGTGGTCGTTCCCGACCCCCTCCGGCCGCGCGCAGTTCTCGACCGGCGAGGCCCGGCCGCTGCCGGAGTCGACCGACGAGGAGTACCCCTTCACGCTGACGACGGCCCGGCGTCCCGACGCGTACAACTCCGGCGTCCGCGCGCGCGACGACGACCCCGTCGCCCGGGTCAGCCCCGCGACGGCCGCCGCGCTGGCCGACGAACTCGAGTCCCGTCCCGACGAGTCCGACGAGGACGACCCCGCCGAGTACGCTCACGTCGTCTCCCGCCGGGGCTCGATCACCGTCCGCGTCGAGCGCGACGAGTCGATTCCCGACGGCGTGGTCTGGCTCCCGATCCACCAGCCCGAAGTCAACGAACTCACGCTCTCGGACGTCGACCCGCGTTCGAAGGAACCCAACTTCAAACAGTGCGCGGTCCGCCTCGAGGCGCCCCGCGAGCGGGAGGCCAGGGCGGTCGCGGAAGCGAGTGCCTGA
- the tatC gene encoding twin-arginine translocase subunit TatC, with translation MSDEPANRRDVEGSTEPRESASVDPPIAGGSDDAPPVATDGGEEPDSDDRPIETDGEGVVGDHADHGEADYPDPDDDIGGISTPPDDEEMPLADHIEEMVLRFAVVLLFGATGTAIGLLGASEALEFIWLDVFPAQAEEVPPPHIYHPLELWMTRIKLSALLGIMVALPTFVYECYKFMKPGLYPHERKYYLASVPLSVVLAALGMLFSYVLVLPVLFQYFTYYAEGSADIAYALGETFDLIITLTGFLAIVFQIPLFIMLAIMMGVTTRRWLAQKRLYFWAGFAGLSFMFTMDPTMMAPILVAVTMILLFEGTLLVLKWVGRD, from the coding sequence ATGTCGGACGAGCCGGCGAACCGTAGGGACGTCGAGGGGTCCACGGAGCCGCGGGAATCGGCCAGCGTGGACCCGCCGATCGCCGGCGGGAGCGACGACGCCCCGCCGGTCGCGACTGACGGCGGGGAGGAGCCCGATTCCGACGACCGGCCGATCGAAACCGACGGCGAGGGCGTCGTCGGCGATCACGCCGATCACGGTGAGGCCGACTACCCCGATCCCGACGACGATATCGGCGGCATCTCGACGCCCCCGGACGACGAGGAGATGCCGTTGGCCGACCACATCGAGGAGATGGTGCTCCGGTTCGCGGTCGTCCTCCTGTTCGGGGCGACCGGAACCGCGATCGGACTGCTGGGGGCGTCGGAGGCCCTCGAGTTCATCTGGCTCGACGTCTTCCCGGCCCAGGCCGAGGAAGTGCCGCCGCCGCATATCTATCATCCCCTCGAGCTGTGGATGACGCGGATCAAGCTCTCGGCGCTGCTGGGCATCATGGTGGCCCTGCCGACGTTCGTCTACGAGTGTTACAAGTTCATGAAGCCGGGGCTGTACCCCCACGAGCGCAAGTACTACCTCGCGTCCGTTCCGCTGAGCGTCGTTCTCGCCGCGCTCGGCATGCTGTTCTCGTACGTGCTCGTCCTGCCCGTCCTCTTCCAGTACTTCACGTACTACGCGGAGGGCAGCGCCGATATCGCGTACGCGCTCGGCGAAACGTTCGACCTGATCATCACGCTGACCGGCTTCCTCGCGATCGTCTTCCAGATTCCGCTGTTCATCATGCTCGCGATCATGATGGGCGTGACGACCCGCCGCTGGCTGGCCCAGAAGCGCCTCTACTTCTGGGCGGGCTTCGCGGGGCTGTCCTTCATGTTCACGATGGATCCGACCATGATGGCGCCCATCCTCGTGGCGGTCACGATGATCCTGCTGTTCGAGGGGACTCTCCTCGTCCTGAAGTGGGTCGGGCGGGACTGA
- a CDS encoding 23S rRNA (uridine(2552)-2'-O)-methyltransferase: MARKDDYYNRAKQQGYRSRAAYKLKQLDDLENVISGRDAVVDLGAAPGGWLQVAAEKVGPQGTVIGVDLQRIKDLEDETLNERVETIRGDMTEAKTRDRVTDAAGGSVDVVVSDMAPNMSGEYSLDQARSLYLARQAFETALELLESGGNFVVKVFEGPDVDDLRADIDDEFQYVRATAPKASREESSEIYLIGKGRLTAPVREGDELEVEIVDVGSEGDGIASVDGYRLFVSGAEPGDVVDVRIEDVKPNFGFAQPLEE; the protein is encoded by the coding sequence ATGGCTCGCAAAGACGACTACTACAACAGGGCGAAACAGCAGGGCTACCGGAGTCGGGCGGCCTACAAGCTCAAACAGCTCGACGACCTCGAGAACGTTATCTCCGGGCGCGACGCGGTCGTGGACCTCGGCGCCGCTCCCGGCGGCTGGCTGCAGGTCGCCGCCGAGAAGGTCGGCCCGCAGGGGACCGTCATCGGCGTCGACCTCCAGCGGATCAAGGACTTAGAAGACGAGACGCTGAACGAGCGCGTCGAGACGATCCGCGGCGACATGACCGAGGCGAAGACCCGCGACCGCGTCACCGACGCCGCGGGCGGCTCCGTGGACGTGGTCGTCTCGGACATGGCGCCTAACATGTCCGGCGAGTACTCGCTGGACCAGGCCCGCTCGCTGTACCTCGCGCGTCAGGCCTTCGAGACCGCGCTCGAACTCCTCGAGTCCGGCGGCAACTTCGTCGTGAAGGTCTTCGAGGGGCCGGACGTCGACGACCTCCGAGCCGATATCGACGACGAGTTCCAGTACGTCCGCGCGACCGCGCCGAAGGCCAGCCGCGAGGAGTCCTCCGAGATCTACCTGATCGGGAAGGGCCGTCTCACCGCCCCCGTTCGGGAAGGCGACGAACTCGAGGTCGAGATCGTCGACGTCGGCAGCGAGGGCGACGGGATCGCGAGCGTCGACGGCTACCGCCTGTTCGTCTCCGGCGCCGAACCCGGCGACGTCGTCGACGTTCGCATCGAGGACGTCAAGCCGAACTTCGGGTTCGCACAGCCCCTCGAGGAGTGA
- a CDS encoding DUF7127 family protein has protein sequence MDTPPELEAAVDDRDDVTITKREYGTEQVIAVDFGPTGAKPSLDVVEGTAIVVVDGQQFEFDIPAGASDVTVNDGILTITN, from the coding sequence ATGGACACGCCACCAGAACTGGAAGCGGCGGTCGACGATCGCGACGACGTCACGATCACGAAACGCGAGTACGGCACCGAGCAGGTCATCGCGGTCGATTTCGGCCCGACCGGCGCCAAGCCGTCGCTCGACGTCGTCGAGGGGACGGCGATCGTCGTGGTAGATGGACAACAGTTCGAGTTCGACATCCCCGCCGGCGCGAGCGACGTGACGGTCAACGACGGGATCCTGACGATTACGAACTGA